The region TCCGGATGAACTCGACCTGTTGCTGTACTGCGACGTCTGGCACCAGGGGCCCGATGGCTGGCAGCCGCAGTACCTCTTGCAGCGCGAACTCGTCGGCGGGGACGCGCTGGCCGTGGAGATCCGCCACGGGTGCAACGGCATGTTCAGCGCGCTCAGCCTGGCGTCGGATCACCTGCTCGCCACGGACGGCCGGTCGGCCGCGCTCCTGGTGGGTACCGACAACTTCGGCACTCCGCTGATCGACAGGTGGTCGGCGAGCACGGCTTTCATCGTGGGCGATGCGGCAAGCGCCCTGGTGCTGAGCAAGCGGCCGTCCGCGGTGCAACTGCTGTCGGTGAACCTGCTGTCGGTGCCGGAGGTGGAACAGACGCACCGCGGTGGTGAGCCGCTGTTCCCGCCTGGAGCCACCGTGGGGCGGGAACTGGACTTCGACGCGCGGGCCGAGCACTTCCAGCGCGCTGCCCGGGAAGACGAGGGCGGCACCCTAATGTCGCTGAAAATCCGGCAGCGTCTGCTGCAGACCGTTCACCGCACCTTGGTGGAAGCTGATATCGACATCAGCGACATCTCACGGGTCGCGTGTGCGCACTACTCGCGGGAACTGGTCGAACAGTGGTTCCTGGGTGCGGTGGACATACCGCTGTCGCGGTCGACGTGGACCTACGGCCGGACCATCGGCCACGCCGGTTGCAGCGACCAGTTCCTCGCGTTGCGAAACCTCATCGCCACGGGGCAGGTGCGCCGAGGAGACCACGTGCTGCTGCTGGGCGTCGGTCCGGGGGTGACGATCGCCGCCGCGGTCGTGAGGATCGTCGCCGACTCGGTCAAGTGAGCACCGCGATCGGGAGGACCTGCGGGGCCTTCGATCAGATGGAACATCTCGACTCCGGAGAGGAAACCGTCATGAGCACGCAGCCGGATGCCCCAGAACCGATCGCGGTAGTGGGAATCGGGTGCCGCTTACCCGGGTCGGCCAACTCAGCGGACGCCTTATGGGACCTTCTCGCCGCTGGTCGCGACGTCGTTGGTGAGGTGCCGGACGACCGATGGCGGGACTACCTGGCCATGGGCCCGGCCTACGCGGCGGCAACTCGGCGGACACCCAGGCGCGGCGGCTATCTCGACGAAGACATCGCCTGGTTCGACAACGAGTTCTTCGGTGTCACCCACAGGGAGGCCGAGACGATGGACCCACAGCATCGCATGATGCTGGAGGTCACGTGGGAGGCGCTCGAACACGCGGGTATTCCGCCGTTGACGCTGGCCGGCCGGCAGGTCGGTGTCTACACCGGAGTGATCAACGACGACTACGGCCGCCGTTTGCTGGAAAACCTGCCCGACCTGGACGCGTGGGTGGCCATCGGAGTGGCGAACTCCGGCGCGGCCAACCGCGTGTCCTATGCCCTGGACCTGCGCGGTCCCAGTCTCGCGGTGGACACCGCGTGCTCTGCCTCGCTCACCGCGGTGCACCTGGCCTGTCAGAGCCTGCGAGCGGGGGAGTCCGAGCTCGCGCTGGCCGGCGGTGTCCAGCTGATCGCCGCCCCTGCCTGGTCGCTGTCCCTGGAGGCAGGGGGGTTCTTGTCGCCGGTGGGGTTGTCCAAGGCGTTCTCCGGCGATGCCGACGGCTACGTGCGAGGCGAGGGCTGCGGTGTGCTGGTGCTCAAGCGGCTCGCCGACGCCGAACGCGACGGCGACCGGATCTTGTCCGTGGTATTGGGCACTTCGGTGATCCATGACGGTCGCTCCGAGAACTTCGTGGCGCCCAGCGAGGCCGCCCAGCAAGCCATGGCGCGGCAGGCGTGTGCGGAGGCGGGGATCGAACCGAACACGGTGGACTACGTCGAGGCGCACGGCACCGGCACACGGCGCGGCGACCGTACCGAGGTCGTGGCGCTCAGCACTGTCTACGGGGCTGGACGCCCTGCGGATGACCCGTGCCTGATCGGTTCGGTGAAGACCAACATCGGTCATCTGGAGGCCAGTGCGGGAATCGCGGGCGTTATCAAGGCCGTGCTGGCGTTGGGACACGACCACATCCCGCCCAGCCTCCACAACTCGTCGCTCAACCCAGCGGTCGACTGGGAGACGGCGGGCATCAAGGTGGTTACGGAGCCGACGGCGTGGCCACGGCGCTCCCACCCGCGGCGTGCCGCGGTGTCCAGCTTCGGTTTCGGCGGCACCATTTCGCACGTGCTCCTGCAACAGGCGCCTGATCGCCGCCCAGCGGCGGCCGTGCCCTCCAGCACGACCCCGAACACGAATACGAGCACGGTGTTCCCGTTGTCGGCACGCTCCGAATCGGGTCTCCGCCGGAATGCGGCCCGGCTCGCCGACTGGCTCCGCGGGCCGGGTGCCGATACGGCGCTGGCGGACGTCGGCCACACGCTGGCCCTGCGGCGCTCGCACCTGACCCACCGGGCCAGCGTGGTCGCCGCGGACCGCGATGAGCTGATCAACGGTCTGCGCAACATCGCCGACGGCGAGCTGGCGCCAGGAATCGCCACCGGAACCACCGACGCCGTTCCCCGCGCGGTGTGGGTGTTCTCCGGGCATGGCTCGCAATGGGCGGGCATGGGACGGGAACTGCTGAACGCGCAGCCCGTGTTCGCCGGCGTGATCGACAAGATCGAGCCGGTGTTCGCCGAGGAGAGCGGGTTCTCGCTGCGCGAGGCCCTGCGTGAAGGCGAGTTCGCCGGAGTCGGCCGGACCCAGATGCTGATCTTCGCGATGCAGGTGGCGCTGGCGGAGGTGTGGCGCGCGCATGGCGCCGCACCGGACGCGGTCATCGGGCACTCGATGGGCGAGATCGCCGCGGCCGTCGTGTCCGGTGCGTGCACCCTCGAAGTCGGGGCGCGGCTGATCAGCAGACGCTCCGGTCTGCTGTGGCGTGCTGAAGGCAAGGGCACGATGGCGACCATCAACCTGCCGTTCGACGAGGTCGCCACCAAGCTCGCGGGTCGCGACGACGTGGTGGCCGCGATCTCGTCGTCGCCGAGGGCATCGGTGATCTCCGGCGACGTCGGCGCGGTCGAGTCGCTCGTGGGAGACTGGGAAGCCGCGGGCCTGCTCCCGCGCCGGATCAATATTCAGATGGCCTCGCACAGCCCGGCCATGGATCCACTGCTGGCCGACCTGCGGGAGGCAATAGCCGACCTTCCCGTCGGCGAGCCGCTGATCCCGATGTACAGCACCAGCGCCACCGATCCGCGGTCGAAGGGCGTGCTGGACGGCGAGTACTGGGTTGGCAACCTGCGCCGGCCGGTGCGGTTGCGGGAGGCCGTGGAAGCAGCCGTGGCCGACGGCTACGGTGCGTTCCTCGAAGTCGCGCCGCACCCCGTGGTGGGCAACCCGATCAGCGAGACGGTGTCCGCGCTGGGCCGCGAGGATGTGTTCGTCGGGCTTACCCTGCGCAGGGGACATCCTGAGCACGAGACCCTGATGGGCAGTATCGGCGAAGCACATTGCCACGGTATTGACGTGGACCTGGGATGCCTGTACCTCGAGGGGGAACTGGCAACCCTGCCGTCCATGCAGTGGCTACGCCAGCCGCACTGGCGCGACTTCGCCCCGTCAGGCGCTGTCGAGCAGGCCAACCACGTCGTGGACTCGCATTCCCTGCTGGGCGCGGCGACGACCGTCGCGGGCAGCTCGATGCGGTTGTGGCGGACCTTCCTCGACGGTGACAACCGCCCGTACCCCGACAGCCACCCCATCAACGGCGTCGAGATCGTTCCGGCATCAGTGTTGCTCAACACCTTCCTGGGAACCGCAAGCGGGGCTGTCCCGGCTGTGCTGACCGATGTGCGGTTCCGGGTGCCGCTTGTCGCCGACGGCGACGGCAAGGAGATCCAGGTCGCCCGTGATCAACGGCTGGTGCTGGCCGTGCGAGACAGGGACGCTGAGCATTGGCTCACCTGCGTCACGGCGTCCGTGGCTCCTGCCTCGCCGCACGGGGCGCTGCCCGCCACCCTGCCCGCGCCGCCGGATGAGCTCTCGCCCGCCGACCCGGGCGAGATCCGGGCCACGCTGACCGCGACCGGGGTGGACGGTACGGCGTTCCCCTGGGAGGTCGAGAAGTTGGAGCGTACGGGGCAGCTGCTGCGCGTGAGCGTGCGGCACGACCTCGCGACCACGTGGGCGCCGATGCTGGACGCGGCCCTGACGGTGGCCGCTCACGCCCTCTCGGACGGCATCACACCGCGGATGCTCGCGCACGTCGGCGAGGTGCGGATCAGCGGTGAACCGGTCGCGGACGCCGTGATTCAGGCGATCGTCGACCAGCAGCGGGACACTGTGACCTTGCTGCTCGCTGACCGCGACGGCACCGTGCGTGCGCGGATCAGCGATGTGAGCTGCGCTGAGGTCGGTGGTGGCAGGCTGGGTTCGGCCGACGCGGCGGACCTGGTGCACGAGCTGGCGTGGCGGCCGGTGGAGTTCTCACCCGCGTCCAATCAGCCGACCGGTGTGGTTTTCGTCGGCGCCGACCTGCTGTGCGCACCCTTTGCCGCCGCGGGCCTGCGCTGCACGGCTGTCAGCGACCCCGGCGAACTGATCGACGCACTGGACGCGACGTCTCACGTATGCGTGCTCCCGCCGTTGCCGGGCAGCGACGACGAGGTGCCCCACGCCGCTGGGCACGCGGCCGACCTGCTCCTCTCGACCGCGCGTGTGCTGGCCGGAGCGGATCTGGCACGCAAGCCTCGGTTGTGGTGCCTCACCATGGGCGTCAGGGAAGCAGAATCGGAAGCCCACCTCGCGCATGCACCGCTGTGGGGCGCCGGACGCATCGTGGGTGCCGAACATCCCGAGCTGTGGGGTGGCATCGTGGACCTGAATCACGAGGACCTCGACAGCGTTGCCCCGGTGCTGACCGGCATCTTGTCCGCTGACCCGCGCGAGGACGTGATCAGCCTCCGCCAGGACGGCCTGTCTGCCGCGCGGCTGGTGCCCACCACCAGGGAACCCGCTGGTGAACCGGTCCGCTGCCGCCTTGACGGCACCTACCTGATCACGGGCGGTCTCGGTGGGATCGGTCTCGAGATCGCGCAGCGGCTGGCCGACCACGGCGCGCGTCGCATCGTTCTGGCCGGCAGGCGCCGGTTCCCCGAACGGAGCACGTGGGACCGCGTGACCGATGCCGCCGTGCGTGGTCGGATCGAGTGGATCCGCGCGCTCGAAGCCCAGGGAGTGACCGTCAAGGTCGTCGCGCTCGACATCGCCGACGCCGAGGCGGCGGCCCGTGCACTGGCCCCGGACGCACTGGGATTGCCGCCGATCAGGGGCGTCGTGCACGCGGCAGGCGTGCTCGGTGACCGTTTGGTGGACGAGGTCGACCGCCAGGCGCTGAACGACGCATTGCGCCCCAAGGTGTCCGGCGCGTGGACGTTGCACCGGCTCTTCCCGCCGGGAAGCCTGGACTTCCTGGTGCTTTTCTCCTCCAACGGCTACCTGTGCAGCATGCCGGGACAGGCCATGTACGCGGCCGGCAACGCGTTCCTGGACTCCTTCGCCACGCACCGCCGATGCAGCGGCGCAGCGGACACCGTCAGCATCGGATGGTCGTTGTGGCGAGGCAAAGGCATGGCGGGCAACAAGGTCGTCGAAAGCGAACTGCGCGCCCGCGGCATCGGTGACACCACGGCGGAGGAAGCGCTGCAGGTGTGGGACCACATCGACCGATGCGGACCCGGCTATTTCGCCGTGATGCGCACACTGCCACCCGGCGACGAGCCGCGGGTGTCGTTGCCGCTGCTCAGCGAGACCATGGACGTGCAAGCGCGGTCCGAGGCGGACGCGGGCCCGGCTGAATACCGCCACCTCGACCCCGAGCGGTTGCACGAGTGGCTGACGGTCGAGGTCGTCAAGCTCATCGCGGCGGAGATGCGGCTGCACGCCGACGAGCTGGACCCGACGGCGTCCCTGGTCACTCAGGGATTGGACTCGGTGATGTCGCTGGTGTTGCGTAGGAGGCTTGAAAAGCGGTTCGGTCAAAGCCTGCCCGCCAACCTGCTGTGGCACAAGCCGACGGCCGCCGCGATCGTCGACCACCTGAGTGGTCTGCTGTCCGACAACGTGCGGGAGGGAGCGGCATCATGACCGCCGGCACCAACAACGCCGGTCGCCTTGGTGCGTTGGCCGAGGCTGTTCTGGGCTACAACCCGGTAGATCCCGAGTACCACGCCAACGCGCATGAGCATCACCGGCGTATGGCAGAGCGTGGCCCGATATTCCGCACCCCCGGCGGAATGTGGACCGCCGTGTCGCATGCAGCGTGCTCGGCCGTGTTGCGTGACGACAGATTCGGGCACGACCCCGGGAGTGCGGCGCAGAACCTGTTCGACTCGACGCAGCGTCCGAGCGTGGCACAGCGCTCGTTCGAGTTCATGGACGGCCCGGACCACAGTCGGCTGCGCAGGCTGGTCAACCGCGCGTTCACGGCGCGCAGGGTTGAACGGCTGCGTCCGGCTGTAAGAACACTGGCCGACCAGCTGCTCACGGATGTGAGCGGTCGGATCGACGTACTCGCGGACTTCATCCTGCCGCTGGCGATGACCACGATCGTGGACATGTTGGGCGCGCCCACCGAGGACAACCATCTGTTCCGCGCGTGGGCGGAACCGATCGTGCGGGGACTGGACCCGGACTTCCTGCTTTCCTCCTCGGAGCTGGCCGCGCGGGAACAGGCCAACGCCGAGTTCGCCGAGTACTTCGACCGACTGGTGGCCTTGCGCCGGGCCGAGCCGAAGGACGATCTGATCAGCGCCCTGATCGCGGTCGAGGACGACGGCGTCGTCCTGAGCGGCAACGAGCTGATCTCGATGTGCCTGCTGCTGCTCGCCGCTGGACACGAGTCCATCATGCATCTGGTCGGCAACGGCACAGTCGCCTTGCTGCGCGACGAGGATCAGCTCGAGCACTTCCGCGGCCACCCCGGCGAGGTGACGAACGCGGTGAACGAGCTGCTGCGCTACGACCCACCCGTTGTACTGCTGGTGCGTACCGCGCTCGCCGATGCCGAGGTGCTCGGGAACCGCGTTCGCCGTGGCGAAATCGTGTGGCTGCAGATCGGTGCGGCCAATCGGGACCCTGCCGTTTTTCCCGACCCGGACCGCCTCGACCTCACCAGGGACACCGGTGGCAGCCTGGCTTTCGGGCTGGGTATTCACTTCTGCATCGGAGCTTCGCTGGCCCGGCTGGAGGCCGCGGCCGCGTTGTCCGCCCTGCTGCACCGCGATGTCGCTCTCGCCTCGGAACAGCTGGTCCACCAGAAGAACGTTGTCATCCGCGGGTATGAGGAGGTACCCGTGGTTCTGAGATGAGTGTCAGCGCCTCGGCGTTGACGTCGATAGGACGTCCTCGGCGGCCTCCGACAGGGCATTCGCGGTTGTTGAGCTCGTGATCCGAAAGAGATCCGCTGCCCGCCTCACGGCAGGGCAGCGGATCTCTTTCGCGACTCGATCGTATTGGTCCAGGACGACCAGGTCAGCGTGGAAGCCCCCGCGCCGGCCCGCCCCCCTATGCCGTACTCCATACCCGCCACGAACCTTTGGCCCGCTGGACCAGCGCATGTCCCGCCTGCCATCGCGGAATCCCGTTACACAGGAGGAACCAACGAAGCTCTACCAACCCGCGTCGCCGGTCTCGACGTAGGACTTGAGCCTGCGCAGGGCCTTCTCGATCGACTTGCGGTTGTTGGCGAACAGCGGAATCCGCCCAACGACACCGGGAATCGGCACCCTCGAGTAGTCGAAAGTCTCGGTGACCTTCGTGCTGGACCCGCCGACCGGTTCCAGCTCGTAGCGCCAGCGGTGCGGGCCGAAGTGCTTCCAGGCGATCCGGCGGTTCTCCTCGTATTCCACGACGGTGTTGCTGATGCGGTAGCGCAAGCCCAGCTTCATCCGCATGCCGAACTTCGAGCCCAGCACCAGGCGGTCCGGGCCGCTGATGCCTTCGCGAAGGGTGCCGGAACCGTCGATGAGCGGGTGCTTGCGCGGGTCGGCCAGGAGGGCGAACACGTCCTCCGGTTTCGCGTCCACGACAACGCTGCTGGAGACCGAGTGGTGGTTCTGCGCCATGCGCCGACCCTACGCCGGAGTAACCGACCGCTGCCGTGAGGCGACGCACACCCCCGCGCGTGCCCGTGTGCCCGGCGGACAGTCGGGTGCATCGGATCCGCCGGTCGCAGCAAGGCCGTGGCGACCCGGGCGGTCGTCGGCACCGAAGCCTGCTCGGTTTCCGGCGGTATCCATACCGATCCCTTACCCCGTGCGGGTACTGTCCGGTCTTTACGTGTTCGCCGTCACCTGGGGGTCGCGATGTCGGAAACGCAGGCGGGCAGCGGCATGTCGGCCGCGGACCTGCTTCGCCTCGTCGGGCCGCGATGGGTCCGCCCGCGCAGGCTCGGCCGCATCCCCGACCAGCCGATCGTGCACGCCGTGCGCGAGACCGCCCCGGGCATGCTGGCCGACCAGCTCTCCGACCACCTCGCCACGATCGTCCCGCACGCCGAGCTGCACGTCGGCGACGCCGCCCGCGGCACCGAACGGGAGCGGTCGGTGCAGGTCCGGACGCTGCTGGACACCGCCGTCCTCGGACTGCGAGAGCACGACTCCTGGCCGCGCATCGGACGTCTCCAGTTCCCCCGCTACGCGCTGACGAGCTGGCTGCTCAAGCAGAACCTGCGCCCGGCGGAGCTGAACCACGCCCCGCACAGCAACATCCGCGACCTGCTGCACGACTTCCTCAACAGCAGGCGCAGGCCCGGGCGGGGCAAGCAGAACGCGCGGGAGGCGGCGGCCTGGACGTCGATGACCGAGCAGCTTCCGTGGTACCTGTTCCTGCTGTCGCTGGTGGCGTTCCCGTTCTACTACGCGCTGTGGGTCCGCCGGGGCAAGGTGCCGCGCTGGTTCCTGCGCCAGCAGTACCTGGCGCCGCGCGAGTCGGCCGACTTCCCCAGCTTCGTCCGCCGCCTGATCACCACGCCCTCGGAGCGGGAAAGCGCCGAGCAGGTCCGCAGGCTGCTGGTGCACGCCTTCCTCAGCGACCTCTCCGACTCGCACTCGCGCCGGCTGTGGCGCTGGCGCTGGGTGCCCAAGGACTGCTATCCGGTGCTGCTGCTGAAGGATCTGCGGCCCGGCACGATCGGCGAGACCCTCGTGCGTCTGGTCAACAACGTCCGCAACGAGACCGGCGCCCGCGACCCGCTGCTGGTGGTGGCCACCGGCGAGCAGCCGCTGGAGGACGGCGAGACGCCCAGGGCTCCGGTCACCCTGGAGCAGTGGGAGCGCGACCTGCAGGCGGCGCGGCGCAAGCGTTCGCCCACCGCCTGGTACGTGCCGCTGCGGATCGCCGACGAACCCGCCGACGCCCTCGACTACGACCGCTTCGGCGCGCTGGGACGCGCGCACCTGCCGCTGAAGCGCTCCAAGCTGGTGCGCCGCACGCCGCTGCTGCTGGTGCTCCTGCTGCTCGTCGGCTCCACCGCCGGTTACGCCGGCTACCTCCGGACCCACTGCGGGCAGTGGTGGCCGTACCAGAACTCCGACATCGGCGAGGTCGACGGCGAATGCATCGGGGTTTCCGACACCACCAGCACCTCCCGCTTCTTCTCCGCGCACGACGCGCGCATGGTGGCGGCGCAGGAGAAGATCGCCGAGCAGAACGAGGAGGCCGAGCGGCGCTGGGAGGACCAGCCGAACCTGCCGCACCCCACCGTCGTCTACTTCAGCACCTTCCCCAGCTCCGACGACGATCCGCCGACGCTGGCCGGCATCGCCGACGAGCTGGACGGAGTCGCGGTGATGCAGCGGGAGTCGCTGGGGCGCAACGTGCTCATGAAGGTGGTGCTGGCCAACGGCGGGCTGCGGATGAAGCACGGGCCGCGGGTCGCCGCCGACGTCGCGGAGCTGGTCGGACGCGACGACTCGGTGGTGGCGGTGGCCGGGCTCGGCGGGAGCTGGCAGGCGACCGTGGACACGATCGAGGCGCTGGAAGCCGAGGGGGTGCCGATGGTCGGCACCACGATCTCCGCCGACCTGCTGTCCGAGTCGAGCCCGCTGTTCTACCAGGTGGCCCCATCCAACGCCTGGGAGGCGAAGGTCGTGGCCAACTACATCGCCGCCGGGCCGGTCGACCCGCGCACCGGGGCGCCGAGGCGGCCGGACAACGTCCTGATCTACTCCAACCCGCGCGACCTCTACAGCCACGACCTCGCCCAGCTCACCGCGGGCGAGCTGCGGGCGCGCGGCATCGAGCCGATGCCGGACAGCGACCGGATCCCGTGCGGCAAGCAGAACCTGGTGTTCTTCGCCGGGCGGGCCAACGACCTGGCGACGTTCCTGACGAAGATGCCGCCCGAGTGCGGGAAACCGGAGAACTACCCGCAACTGCTGGCCGGTGACGACACCAGCAAGCTCGTGCTCGACGACGCGATGGACGACCACGAGGGCGTCGTGCTCGACCACGTGTCCTTCACCGGCCGCAGCGCGTGGGACCCGCAGAGCCAGCAGGGCACGCCGCTGCGCGGACGCGGACTGCTGGCCCGCGACGCGCTGGAGGTCATCGCGCTGGCGGTGCAGACGATCACCGGCATGGACGGGGACAACCCGGCGCCCACCCAGCGCACGCCGGTCACCGGCGGCACGGTGTGGCGGGGCATCGGCAAGGCGCCGTTCGTCGGCTCCAGCGGGACCATCGACTACGGGGCGGGCGGGCAGATCCCGGTGGACAAGTCGATCTCGATCCTGCGCGTCACCGGCGGGGCGGGCACCCCGCCCGAGGACGAACTGGTCTGCGGCCGCTTCCAGCGCGACCCGGTCGCCCACCGCGACCCCCGCTGCCCCGTGCCGTGAGCCGTCGCGGGCTGTGCCGTGAGCCGTCGCGGCCTCGGACCGGATGCCTCGAACTCGGCTGCGGGCAGGCGGTTTCCGGTGAGGTGCAAGCGGCCTGGACGGTTCACCCGTCGCCGCGCTCGGCGAGGCGGGCCTCGAAGCCGTCGAGGATGGAGCGCAGACCGAACTCGAAGGTGTTGTCGGGTGCCGCGGCGTAGTTGACGGCGGCAGGGGTGCCGATGCGCTCGCGCAGGCGCGGGAACTGCTCGGCGATCTCCGCGCTGCGGGCCATGGTCTCGGCGAGCCGCTGTTCGGCGTTGCCCCCGTCGCGGTTCAGCCGCCGGGTCAGCGAGACCTGCGCCGCGGGCCCGAGGGCGCTGCCGAGCACGAAGATCAGCACGGTGGCCGCCGCGCGGTCGGCGTCGTCGGGGGCGAAACCGGCCTTCTCGTAGATGGCGAGGGTGTGCTCGTCGCGGCGGGCCTTCGCCGGCCCGGAGAGCAGATAGCTGCCGAACGCCTGCCCGAGCCAGGGGTGCCGGACGAGCATCGCGTGCGTGCTCGTGGCCACGGCCGTCGCGGCGGACCGCCAGTCCGCGGAGTCCGGATCGGGCAGCTCCACCTCGTCCCAGATCGCATCGCCCGCGAGCTGGACCAGCTGCTCCTTGGTCGCGATGTGCCAGTAGATCGCCGTGGCCGCGACGCCGAGCCGTTTGCCCAGGCTGCGCATGTTGAGCCCGTCCAGTCCCTCGTCGTCGAGCAGTGCGATCGCGGCGCGCACGATCTGGTCTGCGGTCAGCGTGTCTCGCGGCATGACCGAAAGCCTAGTTGAACAATGTTCAGGGCATTGCTTGAACTTTGTTCAAGAAGGGTCTATGTTCTCCCTTGTACTTAGTTCAGTCGCTCGGAGGGGGACCCGATGACACAGCGCGAGCTGGCCGGTGCGGTCGAGGCGGCCGCGACGGAGTTCGGCATCCCCGGCGTCGCCGCCGGGGTGTGGGCGGACGGCCGGGAGATCCGCGCGTCCCACGGCATCACCAGCGTCGACAACCCGCGCCCGGTCGACGAGACCACGCTGTTCCACCTGGCGTCGGTGACGAAGACGTTCACGGCGACCGCGCTGGTGCGCCTGGCCGCCGAAGGGAAGGTGGAGCTGGCGGCACCGGTGCTCCACTACGTCCCCGAGCTGCGGCTCAGCGACGAGCGCGCCGCCGCGAAGATCACGGTGTGGCACCTGCTCAACCACACCTCGGGACTGGACTGGAACGTCGTCGAAGCCGGTGACGAGGCCGACTCGCTTGCCGGGTTCGTCGCCAGGATGGCCGGACTGCCGATGATCGGCGAGCCCGGCGAACGCGCCTCTTACAGCCAGGCCGCCTACAACCTGGCAGGGCTGGTCGTCGAGAAGGTCACGGGCCTGCCCTTCGAGAAGGCCGTTGCCTCTTTGGTGCTGGAGCCGGTCGGGCTGACCAACACGTTCTTCGACCTCGACGACGTCGTGGTCCGGTCGTTCGCCGTCGGGCACAACCGCGGCGACGACGGGGAGCTGCGGTTCGCGCGGCCGTGGAAGGCGTGGCGAGCCGGCGCCCGCGGCAACGACCCCGGCGGGGGCATCGTGTCGTCGGTGGGCGACCTGCTGCGCTGGGCCCGCTTCCACCTCGGCACCGGAGACGGCGTGCTGCCCGCCGATGCGCTGCACCGCATGCGGGAGCAGACGGTCGCGCTGCGGGCGAGCTCCCTGGGCGACGGCGTCGGGATCTGCTGGTTCCTGCGCGACGTCGGCGGCG is a window of Saccharopolyspora erythraea NRRL 2338 DNA encoding:
- a CDS encoding TetR/AcrR family transcriptional regulator gives rise to the protein MPRDTLTADQIVRAAIALLDDEGLDGLNMRSLGKRLGVAATAIYWHIATKEQLVQLAGDAIWDEVELPDPDSADWRSAATAVATSTHAMLVRHPWLGQAFGSYLLSGPAKARRDEHTLAIYEKAGFAPDDADRAAATVLIFVLGSALGPAAQVSLTRRLNRDGGNAEQRLAETMARSAEIAEQFPRLRERIGTPAAVNYAAAPDNTFEFGLRSILDGFEARLAERGDG
- a CDS encoding serine hydrolase domain-containing protein — its product is MTQRELAGAVEAAATEFGIPGVAAGVWADGREIRASHGITSVDNPRPVDETTLFHLASVTKTFTATALVRLAAEGKVELAAPVLHYVPELRLSDERAAAKITVWHLLNHTSGLDWNVVEAGDEADSLAGFVARMAGLPMIGEPGERASYSQAAYNLAGLVVEKVTGLPFEKAVASLVLEPVGLTNTFFDLDDVVVRSFAVGHNRGDDGELRFARPWKAWRAGARGNDPGGGIVSSVGDLLRWARFHLGTGDGVLPADALHRMREQTVALRASSLGDGVGICWFLRDVGGVRTIGHGGSGNGQFAELLIVPERDFAVVSLSNAGPDGHPCNRAVVRWALEHYLGVVDRDPQPVPHDDTRAREVAGRYENDAMYLDIATDGSRLTLGVGIRPEIRHASDVEMAPDYPPAAVGFLPGDGDEYIVTEGGLQGERGYFTRDGSGAVVGADLGGRLFGRVPAAR
- a CDS encoding ABC transporter substrate-binding protein, with protein sequence MSETQAGSGMSAADLLRLVGPRWVRPRRLGRIPDQPIVHAVRETAPGMLADQLSDHLATIVPHAELHVGDAARGTERERSVQVRTLLDTAVLGLREHDSWPRIGRLQFPRYALTSWLLKQNLRPAELNHAPHSNIRDLLHDFLNSRRRPGRGKQNAREAAAWTSMTEQLPWYLFLLSLVAFPFYYALWVRRGKVPRWFLRQQYLAPRESADFPSFVRRLITTPSERESAEQVRRLLVHAFLSDLSDSHSRRLWRWRWVPKDCYPVLLLKDLRPGTIGETLVRLVNNVRNETGARDPLLVVATGEQPLEDGETPRAPVTLEQWERDLQAARRKRSPTAWYVPLRIADEPADALDYDRFGALGRAHLPLKRSKLVRRTPLLLVLLLLVGSTAGYAGYLRTHCGQWWPYQNSDIGEVDGECIGVSDTTSTSRFFSAHDARMVAAQEKIAEQNEEAERRWEDQPNLPHPTVVYFSTFPSSDDDPPTLAGIADELDGVAVMQRESLGRNVLMKVVLANGGLRMKHGPRVAADVAELVGRDDSVVAVAGLGGSWQATVDTIEALEAEGVPMVGTTISADLLSESSPLFYQVAPSNAWEAKVVANYIAAGPVDPRTGAPRRPDNVLIYSNPRDLYSHDLAQLTAGELRARGIEPMPDSDRIPCGKQNLVFFAGRANDLATFLTKMPPECGKPENYPQLLAGDDTSKLVLDDAMDDHEGVVLDHVSFTGRSAWDPQSQQGTPLRGRGLLARDALEVIALAVQTITGMDGDNPAPTQRTPVTGGTVWRGIGKAPFVGSSGTIDYGAGGQIPVDKSISILRVTGGAGTPPEDELVCGRFQRDPVAHRDPRCPVP